The Sinomonas sp. P10A9 genome contains the following window.
GACGGCGTTCGGCGCCCTCCTGTCGAAGGGCATCGGCGACACCATCCGTGTCTCCCTCTCGGCCCCGCCCGTCGAGGAGGTCAAGGTCGGCATCCAGATCCTGCAGTCCCTCAACCTGCGCCCGCGCAGGCTCGAGATCGTCTCATGCCCCTCGTGCGGTCGTGCCCAGGTGGACGTCTACAAGCTCGCCGAAGAGGTCACTGCCGGCCTCGAGGGCATGACGTTCCCGCTCCGTGTTGCCGTCATGGGCTGCGTGGTGAACGGCCCGGGCGAGGCGCGCGAGGCGGATCTCGGCGTCGCATCCGGCAACGGCAAGGGCCAGATCTTCGTCAAGGGAGAGGTCATCAAGACCGTCCCCGAGAGCGAGATCGTGGAGACTCTGATCGAAGAGGCGATGAAGATCGCTGAGGAGATGGGGGAGGCCGGTGGAGAAGATACTGTCCAAGGCGGCCCCGTGGTCACCGTCTCGTAGCCGCCCCGCGGGGCGCGCTGTCCGTCGGCTGACGGACGACGACACGATCGCCCTCGCAGAGCTGGCGGCGGCGGACCCCGTGGCGAACGTCTTCGTCGCCTCGCACCTCGCCGCGCACGGCACGGCCGCGGTGACCGGGACGGGTGCCGAGATCATCGGAACGTTCGACGGCGACGGGCGGCTTGCGAGCGCGTGCTGGCTCGGTGCCAACATCGTCCCGGTGGGGGTCCCGGTGGCCCATGCGCCCGCGTATGCGGACGTGATCCGCCATTCGCGCCGCCGGTTCGCCTCGATCTTCGGACCGGCTGACGCGGCGCTCGCGATCTTCGCCGAGCTCGCCGGCCCGGCAGCCCGTGACATCCGCCGCGACCAGCCTCTCCTCGCGATGGAGGGACCCCCAGCGGTGCCCGCCGACCCGCAGGTGCGCGTCACCACGCTCGACGACTTCGACGCCGTCGCGCCCGCG
Protein-coding sequences here:
- a CDS encoding GNAT family N-acetyltransferase produces the protein MEKILSKAAPWSPSRSRPAGRAVRRLTDDDTIALAELAAADPVANVFVASHLAAHGTAAVTGTGAEIIGTFDGDGRLASACWLGANIVPVGVPVAHAPAYADVIRHSRRRFASIFGPADAALAIFAELAGPAARDIRRDQPLLAMEGPPAVPADPQVRVTTLDDFDAVAPACVSMFEEEVGYSPVAGGSDNYYRRVRQLIAEGHSFASFDAQGEVVFKAELGAVSPAASQIQGVWVRPSHRGEGLSHGGMAAIVEQAQRFAPIVSLYVNDYNHKARASYRRVGFEQVGTFATVLF